TCCTAGTAAAATAGCAAACTCCTTACGCAAGGGTGAAGGTGGAATCCTAGACATCGAATGAGGTGATAAAGAAATACAACCATTTCCCCTTGCTTGGGAGTGGGGATGGCGGAGGAAGAATGACCGGTCTCACCCTCCGCTCGCGCTCGTCATTTTGCTATTGGGGGTATGTACCATGTAGCCCCAGGCTCCTTAATCGTTCCCTTAATGACATTGGAGGCTACCCATTCTCCCTTTACGCCGGTGTCGGATGCTGAGGCCGTAATATCCTTTCCTTTGTCGACCATTTCCTTTGAAGGATGGGGAAGAACAAAAGTGGGTTGGAAGCTTGGAGGTAGATCTCAGAGCGTTGGAGATTTTTTAAGATTTGGGCTATGGAGCAAGGGATGGAAGCTTGGAAGTTTTTTTACCTCCCCTTGCCTTTATACGTCAGTAAAAGACCAAGAGTCCCCATTTCACGTCGGGTATGCCTATTCTCAACCCTTCGTGTCAATATACGTGCATCGATTAATCAATTTGTTGATGATATAACTTCAAAATTCGGGCATAATTTTTGTATTGGTAAGACATGCCAATGAAAAGATGCCTCAGGCCTTCAAATAATTTGTCATAACTCATTCAATCCCACGGTAGGCGGTGAAGATTTGATAAAGCTGCCATTCTTTAAGCACTCTCACTGGTCGTGCTTGTGTGGCTGGTAATTGAGACTAATTTAACATTGGACCTCGAACGCAGAGGAAACCCTTTGTGGAAAGACCATGTGCTTTCTTTGACGAGGTTAAACTTTTAGACATATGGTTAATCGGTTctactataaaaggaggcccaataaTTATCAAGGAATGAAGGACttcatattcacacatgtattgacCAAAAGGGAACTTGCATGTGAAGCCAAAGACAACAAAAAAAGAGGTCATTCCGAGGAGGGAGGTGTAGTCCTCGGCTTTGAAGAGTAGTTCAGGGGCTACTAACGGTGTCCTGGACTAAGGGATGTCAACATGTATGGCCTATCATCCATGGGTCGGGCTGATGACCAGCCGGCCAATGAAAGGAAGGACTACGAAGTTGTGACCCTCGATGTGATGAAAGGTGGAAACTAGCGAAGACTTGGTGTATACTTCAAGGAGTGTCCTAATGGTTAGCATGTTTATTCCTAATTGGAAACCAACCATATGTGTAACCTAGGTACCTCCGGTCCATATATAAGCCGAGGGATTTAGTCTATAAGGATGTTATTACCAGCCTTAGATTTAGAACACAATCATATGATCTCGAGTAGATCATCTTCTACCGTGTACCTTATCAAATCAATACAATCGAAACAGGACATAGGGCGTTACCTCTATGagagggtccgaacctgggtaaaacatcatctttttttgttgttatcattatttctagatccacagctCGTGACCCCCTACCAGAGATCTGTTGGTTTTAGAAGCAACACTTACTTGTACATGTCTTGTGCAGATGACGATACTTTTCGAGGGATGCGATTAGGCCTACGAAGCTACAATACAATTGTAGATTCATAGAAGAGGATCAGAGTACGTGTGCTAAAAAACACAGTTAGCCAATGAAAGTAAGTGGAAAGAATATAATACGTTTGTAGTGACCCCTTCGGGGCCCCAGTTGTTTTGGCGTGCCCTACCCGAACGTTAGACTATTGCCTTTTTAGCCTACGCTTGCTTGTGGTGACTTTGATCGGCTCGGGACTATTGTATGGTGTTATTATGCTTTTGCTATGTAACTCAACCTCGACATGAGcagtctcccctaataataaagcgcgcagcgcttctgtcgtccgtcgtggcatttTTGTAAAAACACCCCTTGCTTTTTCGGTATTCAACCCGAGTACGTTTCTAAGTTAAAAACGTTTCGGATTTACATAACCACCCTTCCCCGGCTTATCCATTCGCCCTTCTCTGTCTTCTCCGACGTGGCGACGGCGCGCTGAGGCGGAGAGGGCCGGGCGTGACGAGCATGGCGATGCAGCGACGCGGTCTCCTTCCCCCTTCTTTGTATTCTCCGGCGACCCCAGCTCCACCTCCAGCCGAAGCtctggaggagaggagaggagaggagacatCAGGATGGTTGCGTCGGCGGTGCTGGCGCTACTGCTGGCATCGACGCtggcgggggcggcggccggcggcgataTCGTCCACCAGGACGACCAGGCCCCCTAGATCCTCGGATGCTCCAACGACTTCGTCCTCGTAagccccctctcctctcctctcctcttctttccCCCTTCCCCTTATCCTTCATAGGCTCAATTTCAATTCCACCACGGCAGCTACCGAttccccactccattactgctacTACCTATCTATCTAGGGTTAGTCAGCTCGGCGGTTTCATCGTTGCTGAATAGAACGAGGTCGGTGTCGTCCGCGTCGTCTATCGCCTCCATCTTGAGCAGGCGAAGTTGCATCCTGAGCCCTATAGCAGAGAAAGTAAGCAAGTGAGTGATATGGACAGTGCCAGGGAAATGTATTTGGCAGTGTACGTTTTGTGCACTTGCCTTGAAGGTCTGCACTTATTTTCTCAAAACCTCCTAAGCAACAGTCTTCTGCGTCCACCGAAGATCCGAGGACAGACACCGGACTCGGTTGTTCGTCTTCGTTGGAGCTCACGACAGATACTTTTTCTGTCAGATGATCGGATGGAGCTTGATTATCTTCACATCGATCGTGCTCTTTCCTCTCAGTCTGAGTACAGCATACCAGTCAGTTCATCGATCATTGTTACAAAGGATAAAGAATAGTAATCTACAGATAAGTAATTCATAGGccaaccaaaatctttgatctgTCGAGCAGAGGGGTTAGAAATAATAAATTCATAAAGTATATGCAGTGAATGCTTAGCAATAAAATGAACATACCTGAGATGCAGAATATCGTGGGCTAGGGACAATAAAATGGTCATCTATTGCAAATGTCTGCTCTTGGTCCAGAATCATGTTCTGTGCAAAAGACTGAGCCTCCCCCTGCCACTCTGGAGCTGCATGACTGCTATATAAATCGTGTTCACCACATAAACTAAAGGGCAGCCCGGTGCATGTAGCTCCCGCTTGCGCACGGTCCGGGGGAGGGTATGACCACTTCGGTGCatgtagttcaccacataaactATGGTCAAAATTTCCACCATGCACAAGTCTTCCTCCAGTTTCAGATAGCTCTAGCATTGCACCGCAGTAAGTtggttcttcaaaattcacatgtATCTCGTGCTCGGTCACCACACTTTGCGCTTCATCTAGAGATACGGACGACACAAGCGTTgcacgctttattattaggggagattgcACATCGCTTTCATCACAACGATATGTCGAACTTCTGACTAACGATCTCCTTGGTCTGTCCTGATGCAGATCTTCAGAATTATATGGCCCTGATCCGATGATGTTCTCTGCCATAGAGTACTCACCATGCGTGCAACTTGCTTTTCTCCTGCTCGATTTCGAACTCCCTTGGTTGATGGATGAAGTAGAAACAGACTCCAACCTTGTTAAGCCACATATGTTCTCATCTTTCCAACCATCATTGCTACTGATACCAAGAGGGTAACCACATGATCCTGGCATCACATCTCGATGCAACTCGCCTTCTGGCCATTGCCGGCAAGCTGCTGCCCCTGAAGTAAACTTTGAGATCTCTTTTCCGTGCGTAGGGTACTCCTCCTCCGGCTGCTCTGAATCTTTCTTCAGAAAAATTAGCACTCTGAGACAAGCCTCGCGCGCTCCGGCTCGGCCTCCTCCGCCCATGCGTATTCACGTCGGGCTCCCTCGTGCACGCCTACCTCCGCTTCGGCCGCGTCTCGGAGGCCTATAGGCTGTTCGACGAAATGCCCGAGCGGAACCTGCCCGCATGGAACGCGATGTTGTCCAGACTGTGCCGCAACGCCCGCGTGTCAGAGACGGAGAAAGGGTCATCACCATGTTCCAGGAAGGCTGCAGGGCTTTCCAGGTCGCCTTCaccaagatcatggagaagaagCTCGGCGACAACCCATTGGTTGGTTGTTACTCCCCTAATTCTCAATGTTTTTACATTTCTCTCATGGTGATGCATAGCATAAAAGGGGGACTAACACCTTTTCTTCTTGTTGCAAGGGTCCAATTCTGTCAGTGGACAAGAAATTGGCCGACGCCAAGTTGGCCGAGGAGGCGGACGAGCACAAGTCCAAGGGAGAGGCCCGCAAGGAGAAGCGCATTGTATGCCATACCTCACTCGCTTGCCCGCCAATTCGACACGCCATTAGTATGTTTTTGTGTTCAGGGCATGATCTCTTGTTTTGTGGCGAATGCAGGCTGCGCAGAAGGGTCACAAAATACCTGAGAATGATATTGACAACAAAGAAAAGATGCTTATCAAGGTTGCAACCCAAGGAGGTAATGTTCTGTTTTCTACCATGTCATTTTGCCTGCGTTTGATATCAAACTTCTCTAAACTCACCCTTTGCCCTCAAACATCTTTTCATGTACTCTATTGATGATGCAGTTGTCAGGTTGTTCAATGAGGTAAGCGCACTTGCCTTTCCTTAACTGCTAGACATACATGTTGCTCTTTTTGTTGTGAATATAATTATTCAATATAGGGAGCTTCCATGGACTCTTACCTTAATGGAAATATGTGGTTCTAATTGTTTTGAGTATTCAGGAAAATATGCTATGCCACGATAGTTGTTTCTGAAGACTTAGGACAGGGCTCCATGATACCTCTCCCATATGGCAATATATGGCAACTCTCATACTCATCATACTCGGTTCAATTCTGTGTATATATTCGCGGAAGAGATTTTCTTAGTTCAAGCTGCAATTAGTTCCACACTTAGTTACTTACCTACTATGGGCTTATTTGATTCAAACGGGTTCCATTAGGGTTTTAGAGGATTTGAATCCTTAGGAAGTCTTCTGGTGTAGGTTACTTGATTAACTTTATTGAAATCCTTAAAAATTGGGACCTATTGGTACATTTAGGTTATTTCCTAAATATTCCCTTGCACTCTATTTTGTATATACTTAGGAAAAAATTGTGTTAGCTAATTGGTAAGTCTTAAAATTTGTTTTTCCTTTCGAGGTGAGCAAGCGACAGACTAGGAAAGGTTTGAATCCATCAAGAAGTAAAGATGTCAAATGTATGACCTTTTCCTTTTCAATGCTATTCACTTCCTTCATTGTTTGAAGATTCATTTGACTCCTTCGCCTACTTTTTTGTACTTCTAATTGGTGGATGGCCAAACTTTATATTATCGTTGTCT
This genomic stretch from Hordeum vulgare subsp. vulgare chromosome 6H, MorexV3_pseudomolecules_assembly, whole genome shotgun sequence harbors:
- the LOC123405479 gene encoding uncharacterized protein LOC123405479, whose product is MERDVVQTVPQRPRVRDGERVITMFQEGCRAFQVAFTKIMEKKLGDNPLGPILSVDKKLADAKLAEEADEHKSKGEARKEKRIAAQKGHKIPENDIDNKEKMLIKVATQGVVRLFNEVSKRQTRKGLNPSRSKDVKCMTFSFSMLFTSFIV